A stretch of the Polyangiaceae bacterium genome encodes the following:
- a CDS encoding type II toxin-antitoxin system RelE/ParE family toxin gives MKLRVGKRAQRQADRIEEWWVENRPAAPSLFTDELEELFEHIRTTTAAGVRWPTSKRPDLRRILMPRTLNHIYFRVDEAKGVVHVLAVWGAPRERGPRL, from the coding sequence GTGAAGCTGCGAGTCGGTAAGCGGGCTCAGCGACAGGCCGACCGGATCGAAGAGTGGTGGGTCGAGAACCGGCCAGCGGCACCAAGTCTCTTCACGGACGAGCTAGAGGAACTCTTCGAGCACATCCGGACCACGACCGCAGCGGGTGTCCGATGGCCGACTTCGAAACGTCCTGACCTTCGACGGATCTTGATGCCCCGTACGTTGAACCACATCTACTTCCGAGTGGACGAGGCGAAGGGCGTCGTTCACGTCCTCGCGGTCTGGGGTGCTCCTCGTGAACGAGGGCCGAGGCTGTGA
- a CDS encoding matrixin family metalloprotease → MPDGWDSDWSYWNAGDQWDNVAAVMDWNWWYNDGCVITAQNGRSETATVNPAQIGGLNGLATCWKSWFGWSECDIKLSNQLNYWNEDESFWNWSNTNQGRVVVLHEFGHAMGLGHDNNQFAVMRSNTPYPLNGGPGFHGEPFPDDAAGVRALYGTYHSPGANLFATAQKYVNGVVQATESGSCVTINRCRGQTLSVTVSIGSNGWMAPLSHGVRIFLNNSPSGYSGGWNMFVGTAYNPPGTYSTQTLNLTVPSVPNGIYWILWQVDTQNGTAESNEQDNAVHACKTVNVTC, encoded by the coding sequence ATGCCGGATGGGTGGGATTCGGACTGGTCGTATTGGAATGCGGGCGATCAGTGGGACAACGTCGCCGCCGTCATGGATTGGAACTGGTGGTACAACGACGGGTGTGTCATCACCGCTCAGAACGGACGAAGCGAAACCGCAACGGTGAACCCGGCACAGATCGGCGGGTTGAATGGCCTGGCGACTTGCTGGAAATCGTGGTTCGGGTGGAGCGAGTGCGACATCAAGCTGTCGAACCAGCTCAACTACTGGAACGAGGACGAGAGCTTTTGGAACTGGAGCAACACGAACCAAGGCCGGGTCGTCGTACTTCACGAGTTCGGTCATGCAATGGGTCTCGGGCACGACAACAATCAATTTGCTGTGATGCGCTCAAATACTCCGTACCCGCTCAATGGTGGACCGGGTTTCCACGGTGAACCATTCCCAGATGATGCAGCCGGTGTAAGAGCTCTATACGGCACGTACCATTCGCCCGGGGCCAATCTGTTCGCCACGGCTCAGAAGTACGTGAACGGCGTAGTGCAGGCGACAGAGTCCGGGTCTTGCGTCACAATTAACCGATGTAGAGGCCAGACCCTGAGCGTCACGGTCTCCATTGGGAGCAATGGGTGGATGGCACCCCTGTCCCACGGTGTGCGGATCTTCCTGAACAACTCCCCGAGCGGATACTCGGGCGGATGGAACATGTTCGTTGGGACTGCATATAACCCACCTGGTACCTATTCCACCCAGACCCTGAATCTCACCGTTCCCAGCGTCCCCAACGGGATTTACTGGATCCTGTGGCAAGTTGATACGCAGAACGGGACCGCAGAATCCAATGAACAGGACAATGCCGTTCACGCCTGCAAGACAGTGAACGTTACGTGCTAG